A portion of the Edaphobacter lichenicola genome contains these proteins:
- a CDS encoding glucoamylase family protein, which yields MASSSENPVTAEHALPPTAPALELPTSGLPEKPTVSEAELRQRADELSRQWEMVPANTKADGLAARLARLKERLTETLRTCRKTASIQELTPELELLESTRMLESALIAGDNTAATFASLPHVRVDHDSELPRAINLTEGYLVAAKGIWSPESLTIYVQQAQNRDALLLEEVTVLPQALKLAQLEYILDRADEAFAAGPLPPIEQSPFSAILHSMRRLNQFEWRNVLEPLIAFDAILRQDPADVFERMEDETRHTYHMRVAELAQYADASEVETAQIALNLAREADRVGDQDPRHALRIKHIGYYLFAEGLPTLSQRIGYNAPPIERIRGILRRWKEDFYILGIFTLSCLLIVAIIAPLVPHHAFWPVMFALLLALLPATQGGVDLINNTVTALMQAESLPKIDLSKGLPEDAITLVVVPTLLINEVQVRELFDELEARYLSNQDPNIHFGLLTDLPDTKARPLDEDSHPLAHIAVQCVEHLNTKYPRTKGGAFFLLHRHRIFNSRQGVWMGWERKRGKLLDLNKFLLNEHDPFPLKAGPLDALQRVRYVITLDSDTQLPRGTAARMVGTMAHPLNQAIVNPRLRIVTQGYGILQPRVGVSVASASRSRLASLYSGETGFDIYTRAVSDVYQDLFGEGIFAGKGIYEVDILHQVLDRRFPRNALLSHDLIEGSYARAGLVTDIEIIDDYPSHYSAHTRRKHRWVRGDWQIARWLFATVPDESGKLVANPINTVSRWKIFDNLRRSLVEPVTFLLFLLGWFVLPGGALYWTIAGLVLLLLPVLVQLGFNLGRALLKLSFVGAREGFKTFATSFGFTILNLTFLPHHMFLALDAIVRSLSRSFVSGKHLLEWETAAQAESGGSKTQLDVYLQLSPIVALLIALALGLTNVWSLIAASPILLLWIVAPLVAIWLNLPPLKEEGPLTAEDNRFLHQQALHIWRYFHEFGGEENHWLIPDNVEEKNTLQIRKLSPTNLGMLFNARQAAYEFGFLTLSEFVQATLGTLNTYDRLEKQRGHIYNWYDIETLKAIAPLTVSAVDSGNLAASLYTLHTGALDLLKRPLLSPEIFITLKQMQLPSNTSANSTATPATSIRTHLRLIQGQTEQPAHHDNSSSANEAWIAVEVANRNAAFIRFAEQYTPWLLPQFADLFASPHLNEVGDQQIPSLQDAGEYIVDLESKIAATLHDVPKDSPLAISASTLQSLLPDAARNLAKLKADLLTVAGEAERHADAMEYGFLLVESRQLLSIGYDGTTHELHSACYDLLASEARIASFIAVAKGDIPQQSWFRLDRSHVLVNGRAALLSWTGTMFEYMMPSLWMRTFPDTLIARSLESAVRIQRDHVRNIPWGISESGFSKMDPQGRYGYQAWGIPKLALKYGAEDGPVISPYSSFLALPLLRKDAIANLRRMASLDWMGAYGFYEAADYTEGHQPQLVRSWMAHHQGMCLLALTNLLKNNIVQDWFHGTPRVRAAELLLHEKALSKETLKDLAKQSKLQTAE from the coding sequence ATGGCATCGTCTTCAGAGAATCCAGTCACCGCAGAGCACGCTCTGCCACCCACCGCGCCAGCGCTTGAGCTTCCGACATCCGGCCTCCCCGAGAAGCCGACCGTGTCCGAGGCGGAGCTAAGGCAGCGCGCCGACGAACTCAGCCGGCAATGGGAGATGGTGCCTGCCAACACGAAGGCCGACGGGCTCGCCGCGCGCCTCGCCCGTTTGAAAGAGAGGCTCACTGAAACCCTGCGCACTTGCCGCAAGACTGCTTCCATCCAGGAGCTCACACCTGAACTTGAGCTGCTTGAAAGCACGCGCATGTTGGAATCGGCGCTCATCGCTGGCGATAACACTGCCGCCACCTTCGCATCCCTCCCTCACGTGCGCGTCGACCACGACAGCGAGTTGCCCCGCGCGATCAACCTCACCGAAGGCTATCTCGTCGCAGCAAAAGGCATCTGGTCCCCTGAATCCCTAACCATCTACGTCCAGCAGGCGCAAAATCGAGACGCTCTTCTCCTCGAAGAGGTCACGGTTCTTCCACAGGCCCTCAAGCTGGCACAGCTCGAATACATCCTCGATCGCGCCGACGAAGCCTTCGCCGCGGGCCCGCTTCCTCCCATCGAGCAGTCACCCTTCTCCGCAATTCTCCACAGCATGCGCCGCCTCAATCAATTCGAGTGGCGTAACGTTCTCGAACCTCTTATCGCGTTCGATGCCATCCTCCGCCAGGATCCCGCTGACGTCTTTGAGCGAATGGAAGATGAGACCCGCCACACCTACCACATGCGAGTCGCAGAGCTCGCCCAATACGCAGATGCAAGCGAGGTCGAAACCGCACAGATCGCCTTGAATCTGGCGCGTGAAGCCGATCGCGTTGGTGATCAGGACCCCCGACACGCCCTGCGAATCAAACACATCGGCTACTACCTCTTCGCCGAGGGCTTGCCCACGCTAAGCCAGCGCATCGGATACAACGCACCACCGATCGAGCGCATACGAGGCATTCTCCGTAGATGGAAAGAGGACTTCTACATCCTCGGCATCTTCACCCTCTCCTGCCTTCTTATCGTCGCGATCATCGCACCTCTGGTCCCTCACCATGCCTTCTGGCCGGTCATGTTCGCGCTCTTGCTCGCGCTCCTGCCCGCTACGCAGGGTGGCGTCGACCTCATCAACAACACCGTCACTGCGCTCATGCAGGCGGAATCGCTTCCGAAGATCGATCTCTCAAAAGGTCTCCCCGAAGACGCAATCACTCTTGTTGTCGTCCCCACCCTGCTCATCAATGAGGTACAGGTTCGCGAACTCTTCGATGAGCTCGAAGCCCGCTACCTCTCCAATCAGGACCCCAACATTCACTTCGGCCTTCTCACCGATCTGCCCGACACGAAAGCACGACCCCTCGACGAAGACTCCCACCCACTCGCCCACATAGCCGTCCAGTGCGTCGAGCACTTGAACACAAAATATCCACGAACCAAAGGAGGAGCCTTCTTCCTCCTGCACCGCCATCGCATCTTCAACTCCCGCCAGGGCGTCTGGATGGGGTGGGAGCGCAAACGCGGCAAATTACTCGATCTCAACAAATTCCTCCTGAACGAGCACGACCCCTTCCCCCTGAAGGCAGGCCCCCTTGACGCCTTACAGCGTGTCCGCTACGTCATCACCCTCGACTCCGACACGCAACTCCCACGCGGCACCGCTGCCCGCATGGTCGGCACGATGGCGCACCCGCTCAATCAGGCGATCGTCAATCCCCGTCTTCGCATCGTCACCCAGGGCTACGGCATTCTCCAACCGCGAGTCGGCGTCAGCGTTGCCTCTGCATCGCGCTCCCGCCTCGCGTCCCTCTACTCCGGCGAAACCGGCTTCGACATCTATACCCGCGCCGTCTCCGACGTCTATCAAGATCTCTTCGGCGAGGGCATCTTTGCCGGCAAGGGCATCTACGAAGTCGACATCCTCCACCAGGTACTCGACCGCCGATTCCCCCGCAACGCTCTTCTCTCTCACGACCTCATCGAAGGCTCGTACGCGCGCGCCGGCCTCGTCACCGACATCGAAATCATCGACGACTACCCGTCCCACTACTCCGCCCACACCCGCCGCAAGCACCGCTGGGTGCGCGGCGACTGGCAGATCGCACGATGGCTCTTTGCCACCGTGCCAGACGAGTCCGGCAAACTCGTCGCCAATCCCATCAACACCGTCTCTCGTTGGAAGATCTTCGACAATCTCCGCCGCAGCTTAGTTGAGCCAGTAACCTTTCTTCTCTTCCTCCTCGGGTGGTTCGTCCTGCCGGGCGGAGCACTCTACTGGACTATCGCTGGCCTCGTCCTTCTACTTCTCCCCGTCCTCGTCCAGTTAGGATTCAACCTCGGCCGCGCCCTCCTAAAACTAAGCTTCGTTGGTGCTCGCGAAGGCTTCAAGACCTTCGCAACCTCCTTCGGCTTCACGATCCTCAATCTCACCTTCCTTCCGCATCACATGTTTCTTGCGCTCGATGCGATCGTTCGTTCGTTGAGCCGCAGCTTCGTGTCAGGCAAACATCTGTTGGAGTGGGAGACAGCAGCGCAAGCCGAATCCGGCGGCTCCAAAACACAACTCGACGTCTACCTGCAACTTTCGCCCATCGTCGCTTTGCTCATCGCGCTAGCTCTTGGCCTCACCAATGTTTGGTCTCTTATCGCGGCGTCTCCGATACTGCTACTGTGGATCGTCGCGCCCCTGGTCGCGATCTGGCTCAATCTTCCTCCTCTCAAGGAAGAAGGCCCTCTTACCGCGGAGGATAATCGCTTCCTCCATCAACAGGCTCTTCACATCTGGCGATACTTCCATGAGTTCGGGGGCGAAGAAAATCACTGGCTCATCCCCGATAACGTCGAAGAGAAGAACACCCTTCAGATCCGCAAACTGTCGCCCACAAACCTCGGCATGCTCTTCAACGCTCGCCAGGCTGCATACGAGTTTGGCTTTCTCACACTCTCCGAATTTGTGCAGGCCACGCTCGGCACACTCAATACCTATGACCGGCTTGAGAAGCAACGCGGCCACATCTACAACTGGTACGACATCGAAACGTTGAAGGCAATCGCCCCACTCACCGTCTCTGCGGTCGACAGCGGCAACCTTGCAGCATCCCTTTACACGTTGCACACTGGCGCACTCGATCTCTTGAAGCGCCCTCTTCTCAGCCCAGAGATATTCATAACATTGAAGCAGATGCAGCTCCCGTCCAACACATCTGCGAACTCTACCGCTACGCCGGCAACATCGATTCGTACTCATCTTCGATTGATCCAAGGTCAGACAGAACAGCCCGCACATCACGACAATTCTTCAAGCGCAAACGAGGCATGGATAGCAGTAGAAGTAGCGAACCGCAATGCAGCCTTTATTCGCTTCGCAGAGCAATACACACCTTGGCTTCTCCCACAGTTTGCAGATCTATTCGCATCGCCTCACCTCAACGAAGTCGGCGATCAGCAGATCCCCTCACTGCAGGACGCAGGCGAATATATCGTCGACCTGGAGTCGAAGATTGCAGCAACCCTCCACGATGTGCCCAAAGATTCGCCTCTCGCTATCTCTGCTTCAACACTGCAATCGCTACTCCCTGATGCGGCTAGGAACCTCGCTAAACTCAAGGCCGATCTCCTCACAGTCGCAGGCGAAGCGGAGCGGCACGCGGACGCCATGGAGTACGGCTTCCTCTTAGTCGAATCGCGTCAACTCCTCTCCATCGGCTATGACGGAACCACTCACGAGCTGCACTCCGCCTGTTACGACCTTCTCGCCTCCGAAGCACGCATCGCATCGTTCATCGCCGTTGCGAAAGGCGATATCCCACAGCAATCATGGTTTCGCCTCGACCGCTCACACGTTCTGGTCAACGGGCGTGCGGCCCTTCTCTCGTGGACCGGAACGATGTTCGAGTACATGATGCCCTCCCTCTGGATGCGCACCTTCCCCGATACGCTCATCGCGCGCTCTCTGGAGTCGGCCGTGCGCATTCAGCGAGACCACGTCCGCAACATTCCATGGGGCATCTCAGAGTCGGGCTTCTCGAAGATGGACCCCCAGGGCAGATATGGCTACCAGGCTTGGGGCATACCAAAATTAGCGCTCAAATACGGAGCAGAAGATGGCCCTGTCATCTCTCCCTACTCGAGTTTCCTCGCCCTTCCGCTTCTGCGCAAAGACGCCATCGCAAATCTTCGCCGCATGGCCTCACTCGATTGGATGGGTGCGTACGGCTTCTACGAAGCAGCCGACTACACAGAGGGTCATCAGCCACAGCTAGTGAGATCTTGGATGGCTCATCATCAGGGAATGTGCCTCCTCGCGTTGACCAATCTGCTCAAGAACAACATCGTTCAAGACTGGTTCCACGGAACCCCTCGTGTACGCGCAGCAGAGCTTCTCCTGCACGAAAAAGCATTGAGCAAAGAGACCCTCAAGGACCTTGCTAAACAATCGAAGCTGCAGACAGCAGAGTAG